CTACCTGCGACCGGGACGGGTGACCGAGGTCTCCGTCATCGGCTTCGTGCTCCTGCTGCTGGCGATCATCAGCGGCGGCTGGGTCGCCGAGACGGCGTGGGGCGCCGAGACCTTCACGCTCGAGCCGGTGACGCTCGCCCTCCTGCTCGTCGCCTACGGCTTCGCCGCGTCGGTGCTGCCGGTGTGGCTGCTGCTCGCGCCGCGCGACTACCTCTCGACGTTCATGAAGGTCGGCACGATCCTGCTGCTGGCGATCGGCGTCCTCGTCGTGCGGCCGGAGGTCCAGGCGCCCGCGGTGTCGTCCTTCGCGGTCGAGGGGAACGGCCCGGCCTTCGCGGGCTCGCTGTTCCCCTTCCTCTTCGTCACCATCGCCTGCGGCGCGCTCTCGGGCTTCCACGCGCTCATCTCCAGCGGGACGACGCCGAAGCTCGTGGAGAAGGAGAAGCAGACCAAGCTCATCGGCTACGGCGGCATGCTCACGGAATCCTTCGTCGCGATCATGGCGCTCGTCACCGCGGTCGTCATCGACCAGCACCTCTACTTCGTCCTCAACGCCCCGACGGCGCTGACGGGCGGCGAGCCGGAGACCGCCGCGGCCTACGTCAACGGGCTGGGCCTCGGGGGGACGGACATCACGCCCGAGGAGATCAGCGCTGCGGCCGCCGGCATCGGCGAGGAGTCGATCATCAGCCGCACGGGCGGCGCCCCCACGCTCGCCTTCGGCATGGCCGAGGTCCTCTCCACGGTCTTCGGCGGGGCCGCGCTCAAGGCGTTCTGGTACCACTTCGCGATCATGTTCGAGGCGCTCTTCATCCTCACGACGGTCGACGCCGGCACCCGCGTCGCCCGGTTCATGCTCTCGGACACCCTCGGCAACATCCCCGGGCCGGCCCGCCGGCTCAAGGACCCGTCGTGGCGCCCCGGCGCCTGGCTGTGCTCGGCGCTCGTCTGCCTCGGCTGGGGCTCGATCCTCACGATGGGCGTCACCGACCCCCTCGGCGGCATCAACACCCTCTTCCCGCTCTTCGGCATCGCCAACCAGCTCCTGGCGGCCATCGCGCTGTCGGTGGTGCTCGTCGTCGTCGTCGGCAAGGGCTTGTACCGGTGGGCGTGGATCCCCGGCCTGCCGCTGGCGTGGGACCTCGCGGTGACCCTGACGGCGTCGTGGCAGAAGATCTTCAGCGACGTGCCGGCGCTGGGCTACTGGGCCAACAACCGGGCGTTCCGCGAGGCCCGCGACGCCGGCGAGACGAGCTTCGGCACGGCGGCCACCCCGGAGGCGATGGACGCGGTCATCCGCAACACGGCGATCCAGGGGACGCTGTCGATCTTCTTCGCGCTCGTCGTCGTCGTGGTGGTCGTCACCGCGGTGCTCGCGTGCGTCCGGTCCGTGCGGGCGGGCGGGGCGCCCTCGACCGAGGAGCCCGCGGTGCTGTCGCGGACCTTCGCGCCGGCGTCCTTCGTCCCGACCGCGGCGGAGAAGAAGGTCCTCGCCGACCACCCCGAGCTGGTCGAGGCGCTGACCCACCGCGGCGGCCACGGGTGACCGCCCTGGCCCTGCGCGGCGCCGACGCCGTGCGCCGCGGTGCCGCGGGCGTCCGGTGGTACGTGACCTCGCTCATGGGCGACACCGCGTACGCCCGCTACTGCGCGCACCTGCGGCGCGACCACGCCGACGCCCCCGTGCCGACCGAGCGGGAGTACTGGCGCGCCCGGCACGCCGCGGCCGACGCGCGGCCGGGGGCGCGCTGCTGCTGACGCCCTCCTGCTGACGCGCCGAGACCGACGGACGGCTGGTCCCCGAGCACGGGAACCGGCCGTCCGTCGGTCTCGGCGTGCGTCGGCCGGTCCGTACCCTCGGGACGTGACCTCCGCCCCCGCCGCCACGGCCGACGTCGTGGACGTGCTGGCCGAGGACGTGTGGGTGGCCCGCGCGGAGGCCCACCGCGAGGCCGTCGAGATGCTGACCGCCGGTCACCGCGAGCGCGCCACGGCGGGCCGGCCCCACCCCGTCGAGGACTTCCTCTTCACCTACTACCGCTTCCGCCCGGGGCAGCTGGCGCGCTGGCACCCGGGCGCCGGCGTCGTCCTCACCGGACCCGCGGCGCGGGAGCGGCGCTCGTGGCGCGGCTACGTGCCGTGGGCCGGCGACGGCGCCGACGGCGTCGTCGTCGACCCGGTCGCCGCGGTCCCCCGCCCGGACCGGCTGCGGCACGTGCGCGACGTCGTCGCCGCGACCCGGGAGCGCCCGGCCGAGCTGGGCTGCTTCGGGCTGCACGAGTGGGCGATGGTGCACGGCTCGGGCGCGGACCCGTCGGTCCTGCGCCACGAGGGGCAGCCGCTCCGGCTCGGAGCGGCGGCCACGGACGCCGTCGTCGAGGAGGGCGCCCGACGGGGGTGGCTGCGCTGCACCCACGTCGACGCGTTCCGCTTCTACCCGGGCAGCGCCGTCGCCCTCAGCCCGCTGCGCCCGACCCGGGACACGCAGCCACTGCTCGAGCAGCCCGGCTGCCTCCACGCGGGGATGGACCTCTATCGGGCGGCCTTCCTCCTCGTGCCGCTGGCGCCGTCCTCGCTCGTGCTCGACGCCTTCCGCCACGCCCGCGACATCCGCGAACTCGACATGCGCGCCTCGCCGTACGACCTCTCGGCGTACGACCGCACTCCGGTCCGGGTCGAGACGCCGGAGGGACGGGCGGAGTACGCGGCGACGCAGCGCGCCCTGGCCGTCCGGGGCCAGGCGCTGCGCGACCGGCTGCTCCCCCTGCTCGACCGCGCCGTCGCCGGCACCACCCAGGGCGTGGGCGAGACGACTACTGCACCCCTGCAGCGCTCCCAGGAGTGAAGCAGGCGTCGACGTCACGTCCGAGGGACCTCCGAAGGTGACGTAGGCGTCGACGTCACCGTCGCGCGCAGCGCACGGTGGGCGAGACGTCCGGGTCAGAGGCAGCCGTCAGACGAGGCGGTGGAGCCAGCCGTGGGTGTCCTCGGCGCGGCCGGTCTGGACGTCGGTGAGGCGCTGCCGGACGGCGGCCGTGACCTCGCCCGTGCCGCCGTCGCCGGCGACCGAGCGGCGGCCCGGCTCGACGAGGGCGCCGACGGGGGTGACGACGGCGGCGGTCCCGCAGGCGAACACCTCGCGGACGCGGCCGCTCTCGCAGCCCTCGCGCCACTCCGCGACGTCGACGCGGCGCTCCTCGACCCGGTGGCCGAGGTCGGCGGCGATCTGGAGGACCGACGAGCGGGTGACCCCCTCGAGGATCGTGCCGCTGAGCTCGGGGGTGACGAGCGTGCCGTCGTCCATGACGAAGAAGAGGTTCATGCCGCCGAGCTCCTCGACCCAGCGGTGCTCGACCGCGTCGAGGAAGGCGACCTGGTCGCAGCCGTTCTCCGACGCCTCGGCCTGGGCGCGCAGGCTCGCGGCGTAGTTGCCGCCGCACTTCGCGGCGCCCGTGCCGCCCGGGGCCGCGCGGGAGTACTCCTGCGACAGCCAGATCGACACGGGCGTGATCTCGCCGCCGCCGAAGTAGGACCCGGCGGGCGAGGCGATGACGAGGTAGGTGACCTCGGCCGCCGGCCGGACGCCGAGGAAGGACTCCGAGGCGAACATGAAGGGGCGCAGGTAGAGGCTGTTCTCGCCGCCGGTCGGCACCCAGTCGACGTCGGCGCGGACGAGCTGCTCGACGGAGCGGACGAAGGCGTCCTCGGGGAGGACGGGCAGGGCGAGCCGGCGGGCCGACGCCGCGAAGCGCGCGGCGTTGGCCTCGGGGCGGAAGGCCCAGACGGACCCGTCGTCGTGCCGGTAGGCCTTGAGCCCCTCGAAGACCTCCTGCGCGTAGTGCAGGACAGCGGCGGCCGGGCTCAGCGTGATGGGCGCGTGGGCGACGACGCCGTCCTGGCCCCACCCGGCGGGCGTCCAGACGGCGCGGGCCATGTGGTCGGTGAAGTGACGCCCGAAGCCCGGGGCGGCGAGGACCTCCGCGCGGTCGGCCTCGGGCAGCCGCGGCACGCCCGCGCCGATCTCGAAGGCGAGCTCCACCGGCTGGTGCCCGGCGGTGGGCACGCCCGCCGCCGAGGTCGCGGGGGCGTCGGGGGCCGCGGTGGGCGCCGGCGCGCCCGGGGTCTCGGTGCTGCTCGCCATGGCGGCACCGTAGTCGTGCCCGCCCCGCCGCCGCGGTCCCCCGCCGCGGGCGGCGGCGGGCGCCGGGTCAGGCCAGCGACGTCGCGATCGCGTCGCCGACCTGCGACGTCGTCCGCGGCCCGAGGTCGCCCCGGCGCAGGAGGTCGTCGCCCACGGCGCGGACGACGCGCTCGGCGGCGTCGGCCTGCCCGAGGTGCTCGAGCAGGAGCGCGACCGACAGCACCGTGGCCGTCGGGTCGGCACGCCCGGTGCCGGCGATGTCGGGCGCCGAGCCGTGCACGGGCTCGAACATGCTCGGCGAGCGCCGCGTCGGGTCGACGTTGCCGGACGCCGCCAGCCCGATGCCGCCCGTGATCGCGGCGGCGAGGTCGGTGACGATGTCGCCGAAGAGGTTGTCGGTGACGACGACGTCGAAGCGGGACGGCTCGGTGACGAGGTAGATCATCGCGGCGTCGACGTGGCAGTAGTCGACGGCGACGTCCGGGTGCTCGGCGCCGACGGCGTCGACCGTGCGGCGCCACAGGTCGCCCGCGTACGTCAGCACGTTGTGCTTGTGGACGAGCGTCAGCTTCCTCCGGGGCCGCGCCTGCGCCCGGGCGAAGGCGTCCCGCACGAGCCGCTCGACGCCGAAGGCGGTGTTGACGCTGACCTCGGTGGCGACCTCGTGCGGCGTCCCGACGCGGAGCGCGCCGCCGTTGCCCGTGTACGGCCCCTCGGTGCCCTCGCGGACGACGACGAGGTCGACGTCGCCGGGCGCCGCCAGCGGGGAGGCGACCCCGGGCAGGAGCCGGCTGGGCCGGAGGTTGACGAACTGGTCGAGCGCGAAACGCAGCCGCAGCAGCAGGCCGCGCTCGAGCACGCCGCTCGGGACGCCGGGGTCGCCGACGGCGCCGAGGAGGATCGCGTCGTGCCCGCGGACCTCCTCGAGCACGCTGTCCGGCAGCGTCTCCCCCGTGGCGTGCCAGCGGCGGGCGCCGAGGTCGTAGTGCGTGGGCGCGACGTCGAGACCCACGCTCGGGGCGACGACGTCGAGCACCTTGAGGCCCTCGGCCACCACCTCGGGACCGATGCCGTCGCCCGCCACCACTGCCAGCCTGACCGTCTGCGCCATGCCGCCGACGGTACCGACGCGTCCGCGGGCTGGGACGGCCGTCCCGCGGAGCAGGACGCTCCCGGGCGGCCGCGCCGGGGCCGTCGGCGCCCGGCAGGCTGGCGGCATGGCTGACACCCCTGTCGTGAAGATCAACGCCATCTCCGTGCCGGAGGGGGCGGGCCCGGAGCTCGAGCGCCGCTTCGCCGCCCGTCTCGGCGCCGTCGACGGCACGCCCGGCTTCCTCGGCTTCGAGCTGCTGCGCCCGACCGCCGGCGAGGAGCGCTACTTCGTCGTCACGCGCTGGGCCGACGACGCCTCCTTCCGCGCGTGGAGCGAGAGCGGGGACGCGAGGAAGGCCCACTCCGGTGAGCGCGCCCGGCCGGTCGCCTCGGGCGCCGACCTGCTCGAGTTCGAGGTCGTCGACCTCGTCGGCCTCCAGGCCCCGCCCGCCTGACGCGACGACGCGCGCGGCCCCGAGGGGTCGCGCGCGTGGTCGGCGGTGCTCGGCGGACGTCAGCGGCCGTCGTCCTCGCCGTCGTCGCCCTGGTCGTCGTCACCGTCGCCGTCGGACCGGTCGCCGTCGCCGTCCTGGTCGCCCTGGTCGCCCTGGTCGCCGTCGTCGCCCCGGTCGTCACCGCCGAAGCCCTGGCCGCCCTCGTCGTCGCGGTCGTCGTCGCCCTCCCCGTCCGCGGGGGCCGGGCAGCCGGCGAGCAGCAGCGCCCCGACGAGCGCGACGGCGCCCGCCCCGCCCGCGCGCAGGACGCCCCGCCGCGGCAGGAGGGCGCCGTCGCGCTCGTCGCTCACCAGGAGTGGGCGACGTCGACGACGAGGCGCGACCCGGTGCCCGGGCCGTCGAGGACGTAGGCGCGGAACGGCAGCTTCGCGCGGACCCCGAGCCCGAGGTCGGTCGTGCCCTCCCAGCTCTCCACGAAGGCGACTTGGCGGAACGTCCGGTAGCCGCTCGTGCTGACGAGCTCGCGCCCGTTGGCCGGGCTGTACGTCTCCCGTCC
The genomic region above belongs to Pseudokineococcus lusitanus and contains:
- a CDS encoding carbon starvation CstA family protein, encoding MELDDGTRAEVVRPAGGGPPVAVREHPRPTPAKRAFWLVVALLGAVGWAMVAVVRGESVNAVWFVVAAVCTYVIAYRFYARLIEYKVVRPRDERATPAEVKENGSDFLPTDRRVLFGHHFAAIAGAGPLVGPVLAAQMGYLPGTMWIIIGVVLAGAVQDYLVLVISLRRGGRSLGQMARDELGRVGGIAALVGVMAIMIIIVAVLGLVVVNALAESPWGVFSIAMTIPIALLMGVYLRYLRPGRVTEVSVIGFVLLLLAIISGGWVAETAWGAETFTLEPVTLALLLVAYGFAASVLPVWLLLAPRDYLSTFMKVGTILLLAIGVLVVRPEVQAPAVSSFAVEGNGPAFAGSLFPFLFVTIACGALSGFHALISSGTTPKLVEKEKQTKLIGYGGMLTESFVAIMALVTAVVIDQHLYFVLNAPTALTGGEPETAAAYVNGLGLGGTDITPEEISAAAAGIGEESIISRTGGAPTLAFGMAEVLSTVFGGAALKAFWYHFAIMFEALFILTTVDAGTRVARFMLSDTLGNIPGPARRLKDPSWRPGAWLCSALVCLGWGSILTMGVTDPLGGINTLFPLFGIANQLLAAIALSVVLVVVVGKGLYRWAWIPGLPLAWDLAVTLTASWQKIFSDVPALGYWANNRAFREARDAGETSFGTAATPEAMDAVIRNTAIQGTLSIFFALVVVVVVVTAVLACVRSVRAGGAPSTEEPAVLSRTFAPASFVPTAAEKKVLADHPELVEALTHRGGHG
- a CDS encoding CstA-like transporter-associated (seleno)protein; protein product: MALRGADAVRRGAAGVRWYVTSLMGDTAYARYCAHLRRDHADAPVPTEREYWRARHAAADARPGARCC
- a CDS encoding 3-methyladenine DNA glycosylase, whose product is MTSAPAATADVVDVLAEDVWVARAEAHREAVEMLTAGHRERATAGRPHPVEDFLFTYYRFRPGQLARWHPGAGVVLTGPAARERRSWRGYVPWAGDGADGVVVDPVAAVPRPDRLRHVRDVVAATRERPAELGCFGLHEWAMVHGSGADPSVLRHEGQPLRLGAAATDAVVEEGARRGWLRCTHVDAFRFYPGSAVALSPLRPTRDTQPLLEQPGCLHAGMDLYRAAFLLVPLAPSSLVLDAFRHARDIRELDMRASPYDLSAYDRTPVRVETPEGRAEYAATQRALAVRGQALRDRLLPLLDRAVAGTTQGVGETTTAPLQRSQE
- a CDS encoding branched-chain amino acid aminotransferase, with the translated sequence MASSTETPGAPAPTAAPDAPATSAAGVPTAGHQPVELAFEIGAGVPRLPEADRAEVLAAPGFGRHFTDHMARAVWTPAGWGQDGVVAHAPITLSPAAAVLHYAQEVFEGLKAYRHDDGSVWAFRPEANAARFAASARRLALPVLPEDAFVRSVEQLVRADVDWVPTGGENSLYLRPFMFASESFLGVRPAAEVTYLVIASPAGSYFGGGEITPVSIWLSQEYSRAAPGGTGAAKCGGNYAASLRAQAEASENGCDQVAFLDAVEHRWVEELGGMNLFFVMDDGTLVTPELSGTILEGVTRSSVLQIAADLGHRVEERRVDVAEWREGCESGRVREVFACGTAAVVTPVGALVEPGRRSVAGDGGTGEVTAAVRQRLTDVQTGRAEDTHGWLHRLV
- a CDS encoding 3-isopropylmalate dehydrogenase — encoded protein: MAQTVRLAVVAGDGIGPEVVAEGLKVLDVVAPSVGLDVAPTHYDLGARRWHATGETLPDSVLEEVRGHDAILLGAVGDPGVPSGVLERGLLLRLRFALDQFVNLRPSRLLPGVASPLAAPGDVDLVVVREGTEGPYTGNGGALRVGTPHEVATEVSVNTAFGVERLVRDAFARAQARPRRKLTLVHKHNVLTYAGDLWRRTVDAVGAEHPDVAVDYCHVDAAMIYLVTEPSRFDVVVTDNLFGDIVTDLAAAITGGIGLAASGNVDPTRRSPSMFEPVHGSAPDIAGTGRADPTATVLSVALLLEHLGQADAAERVVRAVGDDLLRRGDLGPRTTSQVGDAIATSLA
- a CDS encoding antibiotic biosynthesis monooxygenase family protein, whose translation is MADTPVVKINAISVPEGAGPELERRFAARLGAVDGTPGFLGFELLRPTAGEERYFVVTRWADDASFRAWSESGDARKAHSGERARPVASGADLLEFEVVDLVGLQAPPA